In Gossypium hirsutum isolate 1008001.06 chromosome D01, Gossypium_hirsutum_v2.1, whole genome shotgun sequence, the genomic window TCTGTCCGTTTGTCTCACCCTCGTCAACATCATTTTGAATTTAGCTGCTAAAAACCAATGGTTAGATTCGATAGTGAGACATCTTCCTCATCATCGTCATCTCCTTCGTTGTTTTCACCATCTTCTGCTTTTCGAGGGAAATATGACGTTTTCTTGAGTTTTAGAGGTGAGGATACCCGCCAGAACTTCACGGATCATCTTTATGCTGCGTTCAAAAGGAGAGGAATCATCGCTTTTAGGGATGACGAAAAGCTCGAGACAGGTGAAGCCATAGCACCTGAGCTCTTCAAAGCAATTCATGAGTCATGGTGCTCTGTAATCATTTTGTCGGAAGGGTATTGTTTTTCGAGTTGGTGCCTAGAAGAGCTTTCCGAGATTATTCAACAGAAAAACGCTAAGGGACATAATGTCTTCCTCATTTTCTATTATGTGGATCCATCAGATTTGAGAAAACAAATCGGGAAAGTTCAAGAAGCAAGCATGAAAAGAATTTCGAAGACAACAAAGAGAAGACACAAAGGTGGCGGTCTGCTTTAACTCAAGTAGCTAACATCAAAGGATGGCACATCAGTAACAGGTAACTACATATTCTTTCACTTCAATAATATCTTACCAGcatcaaatttgaaatttgaggCATCAGGTAAGGAATGTGACCTTAAAGTTTCACTAAGCTATTTCATTTGCTTTATATCTGAAGGCATGAATCAGAACTTATTGGAGAAATCATTAAAAGAGTATCAACAAAACTATGTCAAACATTTGCAAGTGCTCCTACTGAcatgattggaattgaatcacgTTTGGAAGAGTTGCATTGCAAAATAGGCATAGGGGAGGAAGATGATAGTGTTCAGATTATAGGGATTTGTGGAATGGGCGGGTTAGGTAAAACAACTCTTGCAAGATTTGTTTATGCCCAAATTTCAAGTCCTTTTGAAGGCAAAAGCTTTCTGGCCGATGTTCGTGAAGTTGCAGAGAAACATGGACTTGTTTATTTGCAGAAACAACTTCTTTCCCAAATTTTTCCAGAGgaaagtttcaatttttttaatgttcatgATGGGAATGACATCATAAGTCGTATGTTATCTCATAAAAAGATTTTTGTTGTTATTGATGATGTGGATAACATACAACACTTAAAATGTTTGATAGGCAAGCATGGTTGGTTTGGTTTAGGAAGTAGGATCATCATAACGACAAGAGACGAGCATCTGCTGCAAATCTACGGAGTTGATGATGTGTATAATCCGACGAAATTGAATGCCGAGGAAGCACTTCGCCTTTTCAGTTTGAAAGCTTTCAAAAGTGAAACACCTGCAAAGCAATTTTTTGAGCTTTCTAAACGTGTAGTGGAATATGCCAATGGCCTTCCGTTAGCTCTTGAAGTTTTTGGTTCTTTTCTGTCTGGCAGATCAGATGAAGCTCAATGGAGAAGTGCTACTGAAAGACTTAAAAAGGAGTCCAACAAAGAAATTCTAGACAGGCTTCAAATAAGCTTTGATGGGTTAGAACAGTCTGAGAAAGATATATTTATAGATATTGCATGCTTCTTCAAAGGAGAAGACAAAGATATGGTAGCCAAAATTCTCGATGGTTGTGGCTTTTTTGCAGATATTGGAATAGATGTTCTCATTAAGAAATCTCTTATAATAATTGATGAAGACAACAAATTATCGATGCATGACTTGTTACAAGAGATGGGAAAGAAAATTGTTTACCAAGAATCTCCTAATGAACCAGGAGAACGTAGTAGATTGTGGGAAGAAAATGATACCTATAATGTGCTAATAGAAAACACAGTaagagcatgtttggttgggtgtattggattagccaatacacccctaatccgtgGGCCCCACTTAAGCCCCTCTTAAGCAGGTGTTTGGTTCAATTTATTGCCTAATACACCCCTAATACGTTACGCCCCTAATCCCCGAAATTCTCTGTTTTCTAATCCCTGCCTTCTCCTCAGTTTACATCCGTTTTAGTTTTCACGCCCTAATTTGCCCTCTGTCCCCTTATTTGTCTTTCCTTTATCTCCTTCATTGCTTGCTTCGCCTTCGGCCAGTAGCCCCAAATTCTTCTCGAGCATGCCATAGAGAAAGGCTAGAAGAGAGCTGCTTCTGTTTTTCTCTCTCTAAGTAAAAATTTACAAAggcttctcctttctttctttgttttctgtAACAGACCCAGAAGTTTTAACCTAGTTTCAGGTATTTTTTCTTCATATAAACTATGATCATTTTCCTTGTATGTTAATAACTTAATATCATTCATTTACTGAGGTTTTTAGCTCTTTTGATTTTATATTgcaccatttaaaaaaaaaagacctttatgttttttattagtgggtgatttcttttttttctttacttcatGATTAAGTATATAGGCTTTGTTGGTTCGTTCTAATAGGGAATTGGAAGTTGTTtcattttgggtttaaattgttaaaagcattaattaatcaaaagaaaagaagCGTTTTTAAGGGGGATTTGGGGTTGTATGTGTTCTTCTGTTGTTCTTATTGATTTGTTGTGTAAAAGAAAGCACTTGATGTTAATTGAAGTTATTTGCAATGCATTTGATTGGTTTTATTTTGCGAGCGACTGATTGTGTTTTCATTTAAAGTATGCTAAAGTGAATGGTGAATTGCTTACTAAAAGAGGTGAATGGTTTTATCTGTTAAGGATGCAAGTGTATCATCTCTGCTTTTAGGTTCCTCCTTTAAGTTATTCAGCAAATTTTTTTTGACATATTCATCGCACACACTTTGTTCCatgtttgattcttgttccttttTAACTTTCATTGTTGAGAAAAACTTTAAGATAGACTTCTTTTCATGTGTTTTCAGTGGTACCTACAAACATAGTTGAAGAAGTAATTAGTGGATTTCTTGGAATAAACCCTGACACCATGAGTTTCTAGTTAAATGCAACCTTTTTTCCGTAACAAAGCTAAGCAGAGCAAGACAATGAAGACAAGTTAAAAATCATTGAAACCAAATAGAAACTCATTCGTGAAGTTGTATCTGGACCAATGATCTAGACCAACTGTCAGCTGATGAATCCCTAAACTATGAAACCAAATAACATAAATTCCTTTAAATTCGAAGTGCTAGTCATCTCCTATTACACATcatgaaatattcctatttagctttttcttctttgttgGGTTATGTTATTTATGTGTTTCTTATTCGTTATGTTATGGGCATGTTGTTTTACTTCTTCAAACGTATtgctttactttttcttcttctttttttattattgaaattgtatttttattttcacctcTCAGTCCCAACCTCCCTTGCTTGCTTCGCCTCCGGCCACTAGCACTACTCCCTTAGTCCCTTGGCTTGCTTGCTCCACCCATAACTAAGCCTCTTGTATTCACTGAGTCACTGTAAGttttttttgcaattaaattatttgattttttttactgttACTGAGATTAGTATTGAAGAACTATAAGCCTTTTAACTTAATTCTCTCTAATATGATACTGGCAAGATTGTTAACTCTACCATAAAAAATTACATTACCAGAACATAAAACCAACAGCACTCCATGGTTCTAAGATTATAAGCTCCCTTAGAAGAAATAAGAAAGCCTACTTTGATAGCCCCATCTAATAAAACATCCTTCAATACACTCCGCTTCAATTATTGGATAGAATATAATTCTGGTAATGTCTTATTTGCATGTAACTCTTTAACCTACTCtccatctcatatatatatcgaCTTTGAAGGCTTTCTGAGCATTGCCCTTTCTcattatagttattttattatccaAGTCATCATGAATGTCCAATCTACTTGAAACTAAAGGTAGTTGCGTAATGATGTTATTTGCATGATTTTGGTGAATTTTTCGCATTCTTTTATCATGCTTGTTCATGAGTGGATTCAATAAATTATGCATCAACTAATTGAGGAAACTTGCTTACAAATGCATCCTACAGCAGTTGACCAAACTCATATTAACCACTGCTTCAAACATTTTAATACAACGTTATTCGAGTAAAAGCTATTTCACTAAATTACACGCCCTTCAAATGGAAGCCTGGAGTTATTCAACTGTATGAACACCATGGTCTCAACCGAAATATTTATTTTCGGTTTAATTTAAACAATATAGTTGTTATTATTaaagactcaaataattattgaattaatttacaaGGCTTTTTTATATAATAAGCTCTCTATTTTTGAAGTATGTATAAACAATCAATCAAGTTCCAATTTCGATGCTTATATAATGtccaaatttaagattaaatttgcatattttaattaaaatataatttagtacttatataaacaatcaatcaagttccaatttcgatgcttatataatatccaaatttaagattaaatctgcatattttaattaaaatataattcggtacttatataaacaatcaatcaagttccaatttcgatgcttatataattgttattaaattaataatattcaaattccttatttaattcaaattgattataatattattttcaaataaattatcaaattataaaatgacactcaattgacataattattcataaagagtTTATTCCTTTTTCAAATGCGTATAATGTTAATTACTCATGTTTTTGTTGCATCAACGGAGAAAATgtcctaaaaattaaaattgataaaatcttaCTGAAGATTAACAATATCTCaacaaaaattgaatgaattatctattttattaattgaaaaagatatcttatacgatatttattttaataaatttgcaTCTCTAAAGTGTGAGGGGATTGATACTgagttctaattttaatatggtgcagtaatggctcgtctgcccttaattgcacaaagtgtgaggcgtaaaagaatcgGTGCTGCATTGACAATTTGGTTGGAAATCTGTACAATCgcaatttggttcttatttagaatgggtgccagccttagcctacatacttgtagaccaaggattaggtcctataccgtagatttttatgcacaacgggattatgtgaagaggcttgtatatgctagtgacaagacttgtattgaacaagttaggatgaatagaactgccttttttaaactatgtgagatgttagaatcgatagggggattaaagtcgtcaaggttcatgcttgttgatgagcaagtagcaatgtttttacatatcatctcctatcaccttaaaaatcgagttatcaagcatcactttagaaggtccggggaaactgtaagcagagcatttcatagtgttttaaatgctgtcatacgcttacaagatgtcttatttaaaaagccggagccaattacagccgattcttctgacacaaggtggaaatggtttaaggtattcgactgagttttatatatagcttgtacaacatttagttgacttagaattaaatt contains:
- the LOC107917174 gene encoding disease resistance protein RUN1 — its product is MVRFDSETSSSSSSSPSLFSPSSAFRGKYDVFLSFRGEDTRQNFTDHLYAAFKRRGIIAFRDDEKLETGEAIAPELFKAIHESWCSVIILSEGFEKTNRESSRSKHEKNFEDNKEKTQRWRSALTQVANIKGWHISNRHESELIGEIIKRVSTKLCQTFASAPTDMIGIESRLEELHCKIGIGEEDDSVQIIGICGMGGLGKTTLARFVYAQISSPFEGKSFLADVREVAEKHGLVYLQKQLLSQIFPEESFNFFNVHDGNDIISRMLSHKKIFVVIDDVDNIQHLKCLIGKHGWFGLGSRIIITTRDEHLLQIYGVDDVYNPTKLNAEEALRLFSLKAFKSETPAKQFFELSKRVVEYANGLPLALEVFGSFLSGRSDEAQWRSATERLKKESNKEILDRLQISFDGLEQSEKDIFIDIACFFKGEDKDMVAKILDGCGFFADIGIDVLIKKSLIIIDEDNKLSMHDLLQEMGKKIVYQESPNEPGERSRLWEENDTYNVLIENTLITLYFLEAIHHLPLVISEQNKTWTLSADAFLKMKRLRLLRFFNAPNSRDINYLSNELRLLEWHGYPFKSFPSSFQPEKLVALLLPYSCIQKLWKPDMQPLHKLNWSTSNALEIL